CGGCCGGCGGCACCAGATCGCGACGGTGCTGGTCGAGCGGGTGACCGAGGACGCCGCCGCCGACCGGTCCTCCGGCACGCACGGAGCTGATGAGGGGGCGGACGTCGGCGACGCTGCCGCCATACAGCAGGATGGGCGCAAGCCGGCAAAGGATGTGTTGCAATGAGTGACTATCGTGCTGGGTTCGCCTGCCTCGTCGGCCGGCCGAACGCAGGCAAGTCGACGCTGACCAATGCCCTGGTGGGCCAGAAGGTTGCGATCACCTCGAGCAAGCCGCAGACGACGCGCCACACGATCCGCGGTATCGCGACCACCGACGAGGCGCAGCTGATCCTCGTCGACACCCCCGGGCTGCACAAGCCGCGCACGCTGCTCGGCCAGCGCCTCAACGACGTCGTGCGCGAGACGCTGCTGGACGTCGACGTGATCGGCTTCTGCCTGCCCTGCGACCAGCGCATCGGACCGGGCGACCAGTTCATCGCCGCCGACCTCGCCGAGCTGCGCCGCGGCCGCAAGCGACCCGTCGTGGCGATCGCCACCAAGTCCGACACCGTCGACAGGGACCGGCTCGCCCAGCACCTGGTCGCCATCGAGCAGTTGGGGGACTGGCAGGAGATCGTGCCCTGCTCGGCGACCGGCGGAGAGCAGGTGCACACGGTGCTCGAGGTGCTGATGAAGTACCTGCCCGAGTCACCGAAGCTCTACCCGGACGGTGTCCTCACCGACGAGCCGGACGACGTGATGGTCGCCGAACTGGTCCGCGAGGCCGCCCTTGAGGGTGTGCGCGACGAACTGCCGCACAGCATCGCGGTGGTGGTCGAGGAGATGACCCCGCGTGAGGGCAGGCCCGCCGACCGGCCGCTGATGGACGTCCGGGTCAACATCTTCGTCGAGCGGTCCAGCCAGAAGGCCATCATCATCGGCCGGGGTGGTTCGCGGCTGCGTGACGTCGGCACCCGGGCCCGCCACGCGGTCGAGGAGCTGCTCGGCCAGAAGGTCTTCCTCGATCTGCACGTCAAGATCGCCAAGGACTGGCAGCGGGACCCCAACCAGCTCTCGAAGTTGGGCTTTTAGATGGCACGCGATCGGGAGAGCCTGGTGTGGGCGGAGTTCGGCGAGGTGTTGCGCCTGCCGGTGGACCCGGAGCGCGACTATGTGCACGGGATACCGTGGGATGCCGCCAAATTCATGCCCGAGCTGCCGCTGGTGGACATCGGTTCGGGCAGCGGCCTGACGACGATCACGCTGGCCGAACGCTTCCCGCAGACCGAGATCATCTCGGTCGAGCCGGAGCCGCTGACCCGGTCGCTGCAGATGCTGCGGATCGCCGAGCGCGACGACATACGAGTCCGCACCACGGTGCTGTCGGAGTCGATCCTGAAGGCCTGGCTGCCCGAGCAGTGCGGGGGAGCGCTGCTGTTCAACGTCATCTACTTCCTCGCCGGCTCCGCCCGCGAGGCGTTCTGGCGGCGGATGGCCCAGGTCATGGTGCCCGGCGCACCGATCCTGATGAGCCGCTCGTACGGCGGCGTACCGGCGGAAGCCGTCGAACGCTCGATGGTCCAGTCCGCGACGATGGGCCGGATGGAGTACCAGCGCTGGTTCGAGGCCCAGCCGGTGCGCGACCGTCGGGTGGAGATCACCAACACCTTCCGCGTGCTGCGCGACGGTGAACAGGTGCGCGAGGTCGTCTCCACCATCCATGCGTTCGGACTCGACGAGGATCTCGTGCTCGGCGAGGTGCCGATCGGGCAGTTCGGGATCGAGGAGATCGACGACCGCTACTTCGCGATCCGCCGGCTGCCCGACATCAGACGCCGACGCTGATCCTGCGGGCGGCGTCAGCCGGTCAGCACCTGCACGGTGACCCAGGCCTGCTGCACCGCCTGCTCCTCCGTGCCACCGGCACCGAAGATCGCGCCGGCCGACTTGATGGTCGCCTCGGCGAAACCCTTGAAGTCGACATCCTTGGCCAGATTGCCGTTGGTCATCACGTCGTACCAGATCCGCCCCGCACCGTCCCAGCTGTCGCCGCCGATGCCGGTGGCCGCCAGGTAGAACGCGTGGTTGGGGATGCCGGAGTTGATGTGCACGCCGCCGTTGTCGTGCTGCTGGTCGTGCGGCAGGTCCTGGTAGCCGGCCATCGTCGCCGGCTGCGGGTCCTTGCCCAGGTGTGGGTCGTCGTATGCCGTGCCCGGCGCCTTCATCGACCGCAGGGCCACACCGTGCACCTTGGACGTGAACAGGCCGGCGCCGATCAGCCAGTCGGCCTCCGCGGCCGTCTGGTGGTTGACTCGCTGCTTGACCATCGAGCCGAAGCAGTCGGACACCGACTCGTTGAGCGCCCCGGACTGCCCGACGTAGGTGAATCCCGCTGTGTACTGGGTGAATCCGTGCGTCAGCTCATGCCCGATGACGTCGACCGAGTCGGTGAACGACGTGAAGTAGACGCCGTCGCCGTCGCCGAAGACCATCT
This genomic window from Flexivirga oryzae contains:
- a CDS encoding M4 family metallopeptidase gives rise to the protein MSHCQIVPPHLLEKLAASDEEEIARAAQRTLATSLRHVGQRAVREAQVTSEGSHGAVGLIPTELRERAEAHGDYELPANAVHPQEAPTGSFAPQRTIYDAGHGTDLPGTKRRGEGDPATSDGSVNEAYDGLGETFALYADVYDRNSLDGKGLPLVASVHYDVNFDNAYWDGEQMVFGDGDGVYFTSFTDSVDVIGHELTHGFTQYTAGFTYVGQSGALNESVSDCFGSMVKQRVNHQTAAEADWLIGAGLFTSKVHGVALRSMKAPGTAYDDPHLGKDPQPATMAGYQDLPHDQQHDNGGVHINSGIPNHAFYLAATGIGGDSWDGAGRIWYDVMTNGNLAKDVDFKGFAEATIKSAGAIFGAGGTEEQAVQQAWVTVQVLTG
- a CDS encoding class I SAM-dependent methyltransferase — its product is MARDRESLVWAEFGEVLRLPVDPERDYVHGIPWDAAKFMPELPLVDIGSGSGLTTITLAERFPQTEIISVEPEPLTRSLQMLRIAERDDIRVRTTVLSESILKAWLPEQCGGALLFNVIYFLAGSAREAFWRRMAQVMVPGAPILMSRSYGGVPAEAVERSMVQSATMGRMEYQRWFEAQPVRDRRVEITNTFRVLRDGEQVREVVSTIHAFGLDEDLVLGEVPIGQFGIEEIDDRYFAIRRLPDIRRRR
- the era gene encoding GTPase Era produces the protein MSDYRAGFACLVGRPNAGKSTLTNALVGQKVAITSSKPQTTRHTIRGIATTDEAQLILVDTPGLHKPRTLLGQRLNDVVRETLLDVDVIGFCLPCDQRIGPGDQFIAADLAELRRGRKRPVVAIATKSDTVDRDRLAQHLVAIEQLGDWQEIVPCSATGGEQVHTVLEVLMKYLPESPKLYPDGVLTDEPDDVMVAELVREAALEGVRDELPHSIAVVVEEMTPREGRPADRPLMDVRVNIFVERSSQKAIIIGRGGSRLRDVGTRARHAVEELLGQKVFLDLHVKIAKDWQRDPNQLSKLGF